A segment of the Trifolium pratense cultivar HEN17-A07 linkage group LG7, ARS_RC_1.1, whole genome shotgun sequence genome:
TGGAATGTTGTTGATGCTAGTGGACTTCGACCCCTTTTGAAGACAAATTACAATCATGTTGACTGGGGACTGTTGACAGCATTTACGAAGCGATGGCATCCTGAGACTGGTACCTTCTATCTTCCTATTAGTGAGATGACCATCACCCTGGATGACGTGTCTTGCTTGCTTCATATTCCGATTAATGGTAAAATGCTCAACCATGTTGGAACGGCATGTAGTATGGCTGAAGGCAAAGATATGTGTGAAAAGTACCTCAACTTCAATAGAGATGACTGTAAGCAAGAGTTTAGCAAAATGAAAGGAGCTCATATCGGGTTTCCCAAGCTGGAGAAGATATACCATGCGAATTTGAGTCAAGCATTGGAAGCTGAAAACAATCAGGAGTCGGATGATGAGGTAGGATTCTACCGGGAATGCACCATTAGAGCATTTTTGCTTTACTTGATCGGTGCAACAATTTTCACCAACAAAAGTAGCCAGTATGTTGATGTGATTTTCTTGACATACTTGCAAGACCTCAGTGAAGTTAACACGTGGAATTGGGGTGCTTCTAGACTCGCATATTTGTTTAACTACTTGGATGCTGCAAGTCGCCCGAAATGTGGAAATCACGGTGGTACCATAACctcttttatgtttatatattttcttgCCTGCTATGTCTGTTGTTTTAAGTAAAGGTGTGTTTCTTTATGTATGTGACAttacaactattttttttgtaatgaaatttaataagtGGTTACCACGTCCATTGCTTACTTAGTTGACATTTTGTTTATAGGATATGGtatgaagaaaataatatttgcatggtttgaactttgaataaTGAGAGTGGAaacagttaatttttttttttttcttttcattcttttcttttttttttcaggcATGTATTATGGTGCATTTCAAAAGGTTCGGAATGCGCTTTCTTGTTGATGACTACACCCATCAAGAACCAGTTGCGGCCAAATTTGTTCCGTTGAAAGGCGCTAAATTTCCGGATGAGCATAGGACCGTATTGGATCGGATGGAGGTGGATGAAGTCACATTTTGTCCCTACGAGAATCATCGCCATACACGCCCCTTTGTAGATATTAGTTGGTACTCCGGATGGATTATGTGTGGAAATGCTATGATATGTCCACATTTTCCTGAGCGTATCCTCAGGCAATATGGACACGTGCAGTCTATTCCCAGAGCCCCTGATGTATCTGCAAAGGCTGGTATGAATCGGTTTAGCATTGATCAAGGATTTCGTGAGTACTTGACTCATAATTATGTGACTGAGGAAATGCACGGTCCAAGAGCACAAAATGGATTTGACACCGATCCGGAATACATTGCATGGTTTTATCAAGTATCGCATCCTAAGCTTTGGCCACCAATTCAAGGGAATCCGCCAAGACCATCAAATGTGTTGATTGTGGAGGACAATGCGAATGAAAAATGTGACGTCTTTGAAATTTGTAGTGCAATCCGAACGGAGGTGAGGGAAAAGCTTGATAGTGACCTAACTTTGGAAGAGGCAAGAAAGCTACTTGAAAAGGTTTACGGTGATTTGGAACCTGTCACGACATATTCCGTGCGACGAAAGAGGAAGAGACATTCGggtgaaggaaaaaagaagaggaagaagaaacgcTCCGGAGAGGCCGGTCTAAG
Coding sequences within it:
- the LOC123895346 gene encoding uncharacterized protein LOC123895346 isoform X3, encoding MTDEVGRQRGGWKSRARSSTRRERVTEVAIPRGGKGKEVAGSTSEAQDEPESQHEVVAEAQDVDEVNAEIEAEEKDEQPPPSPQKKNPRTTRRRNPPQVAPPPVTGYGGGPSDLSLLPSFGKHVAASLWRGECVGRYLKCMNNGKKVNDFDKPDSNLRWFWNVVDASGLRPLLKTNYNHVDWGLLTAFTKRWHPETGTFYLPISEMTITLDDVSCLLHIPINGKMLNHVGTACSMAEGKDMCEKYLNFNRDDCKQEFSKMKGAHIGFPKLEKIYHANLSQALEAENNQESDDETSVKLTRGIGVLLDSHICLTTWMLQVARNVEITVACIMVHFKRFGMRFLVDDYTHQEPVAAKFVPLKGAKFPDEHRTVLDRMEVDEVTFCPYENHRHTRPFVDISWYSGWIMCGNAMICPHFPERILRQYGHVQSIPRAPDVSAKAGMNRFSIDQGFREYLTHNYVTEEMHGPRAQNGFDTDPEYIAWFYQVSHPKLWPPIQGNPPRPSNVLIVEDNANEKCDVFEICSAIRTEVREKLDSDLTLEEARKLLEKVYGDLEPVTTYSVRRKRKRHSGEGKKKRKKKRSGEAGLSH
- the LOC123895346 gene encoding uncharacterized protein LOC123895346 isoform X4 — translated: MAINVGEGMTDEVGRQRGGWKSRARSSTRRERVTEVAIPRGGKGKEVAGSTSEAQDEPESQHEVVAEAQDVDEVNAEIEAEEKDEQPPPSPQKKNPRTTRRRNPPQVAPPPVTGYGGGPSDLSLLPSFGKHVAASLWRGECVGRYLKCMNNGKKVNDFDKPDSNLRWFWNVVDASGLRPLLKTNYNHVDWGLLTAFTKRWHPETGTFYLPISEMTITLDDVSCLLHIPINGKMLNHVGTACSMAEGKDMCEKYLNFNRDDCKQEFSKMKGAHIGFPKLEKIYHANLSQALEAENNQESDDEACIMVHFKRFGMRFLVDDYTHQEPVAAKFVPLKGAKFPDEHRTVLDRMEVDEVTFCPYENHRHTRPFVDISWYSGWIMCGNAMICPHFPERILRQYGHVQSIPRAPDVSAKAGMNRFSIDQGFREYLTHNYVTEEMHGPRAQNGFDTDPEYIAWFYQVSHPKLWPPIQGNPPRPSNVLIVEDNANEKCDVFEICSAIRTEVREKLDSDLTLEEARKLLEKVYGDLEPVTTYSVRRKRKRHSGEGKKKRKKKRSGEAGLSH
- the LOC123895346 gene encoding uncharacterized protein LOC123895346 isoform X2 — translated: MAINVGEGMTDEVGRQRGGWKSRARSSTRRERVTEVAIPRGGKGKEVAGSTSEAQDEPESQHEVVAEAQDVDEVNAEIEAEEKDEQPPPSPQKKNPRTTRRRNPPQVAPPPVTGYGGGPSDLSLLPSFGKHVAASLWRGECVGRYLKCMNNGKKVNDFDKPDSNLRWFWNVVDASGLRPLLKTNYNHVDWGLLTAFTKRWHPETGTFYLPISEMTITLDDVSCLLHIPINGKMLNHVGTACSMAEGKDMCEKYLNFNRDDCKQEFSKMKGAHIGFPKLEKIYHANLSQALEAENNQESDDETSVKLTRGIGVLLDSHICLTTWMLQVARNVEITACIMVHFKRFGMRFLVDDYTHQEPVAAKFVPLKGAKFPDEHRTVLDRMEVDEVTFCPYENHRHTRPFVDISWYSGWIMCGNAMICPHFPERILRQYGHVQSIPRAPDVSAKAGMNRFSIDQGFREYLTHNYVTEEMHGPRAQNGFDTDPEYIAWFYQVSHPKLWPPIQGNPPRPSNVLIVEDNANEKCDVFEICSAIRTEVREKLDSDLTLEEARKLLEKVYGDLEPVTTYSVRRKRKRHSGEGKKKRKKKRSGEAGLSH
- the LOC123895346 gene encoding protein MAIN-LIKE 1-like isoform X5, with translation MAINVGEGMTDEVGRQRGGWKSRARSSTRRERVTEVAIPRGGKGKEVAGSTSEAQDEPESQHEVVAEAQDVDEVNAEIEAEEKDEQPPPSPQKKNPRTTRRRNPPQVAPPPVTGYGGGPSDLSLLPSFGKHVAASLWRGECVGRYLKCMNNGKKVNDFDKPDSNLRWFWNVVDASGLRPLLKTNYNHVDWGLLTAFTKRWHPETGTFYLPISEMTITLDDVSCLLHIPINGKMLNHVGTACSMAEGKDMCEKYLNFNRDDCKQEFSKMKGAHIGFPKLEKIYHANLSQALEAENNQESDDEVGFYRECTIRAFLLYLIGATIFTNKSSQYVDVIFLTYLQDLSEVNTWNWGASRLAYLFNYLDAASRPKCGNHGGMYYGAFQKVRNALSC
- the LOC123895346 gene encoding uncharacterized protein LOC123895346 isoform X1 — encoded protein: MAINVGEGMTDEVGRQRGGWKSRARSSTRRERVTEVAIPRGGKGKEVAGSTSEAQDEPESQHEVVAEAQDVDEVNAEIEAEEKDEQPPPSPQKKNPRTTRRRNPPQVAPPPVTGYGGGPSDLSLLPSFGKHVAASLWRGECVGRYLKCMNNGKKVNDFDKPDSNLRWFWNVVDASGLRPLLKTNYNHVDWGLLTAFTKRWHPETGTFYLPISEMTITLDDVSCLLHIPINGKMLNHVGTACSMAEGKDMCEKYLNFNRDDCKQEFSKMKGAHIGFPKLEKIYHANLSQALEAENNQESDDETSVKLTRGIGVLLDSHICLTTWMLQVARNVEITVACIMVHFKRFGMRFLVDDYTHQEPVAAKFVPLKGAKFPDEHRTVLDRMEVDEVTFCPYENHRHTRPFVDISWYSGWIMCGNAMICPHFPERILRQYGHVQSIPRAPDVSAKAGMNRFSIDQGFREYLTHNYVTEEMHGPRAQNGFDTDPEYIAWFYQVSHPKLWPPIQGNPPRPSNVLIVEDNANEKCDVFEICSAIRTEVREKLDSDLTLEEARKLLEKVYGDLEPVTTYSVRRKRKRHSGEGKKKRKKKRSGEAGLSH